AAGGATTAGGAATTAAGATTTAATGTTTTtaaattaggatttagaatttagaatttaaaattttgacaTTAGAATTTAAGGTTTATGGTCAATGTTTAGGATTTAGAATATAGAGTTTTTTAAATTAAGGTATGAGGCTTATAAATTAGAGTTTAGCATTCAGAGTTTAAGAATTAGGGGTTTAGAATTTATGGTTTTTGAATTAGGAACTAGAGTTTGTGTATAGGAATTAgagtttagtatttttttattaggatTTTGTATTTAAGTTTTAGAGTTTAGGCATTGGGGTTTTAAATTTACTATTAATGTATGAATTAGGATTTTGAGTTTAGTATTTTAGGTTTACAATTATTTAGATTAGGATACGTGGTTTATGGCATATTGTTTTAAGTTTTAGTATATGAGATTTAGGAGTAGGGGTTTaggattaataataaataataagtaaATTAAGTCTAAAGAGTGATCTTAAAGTTGGCATCTATATTTTCATCGAACAAATTTGGGACTTAACCAATACTGTCAATAAATCAAATCAATCAAtactaaaaatcaaatcttttacaaTAACAAATTTAACTCATTGGTAATTTttaacaacaaattcaactataataattttttcagcaataaaaaatttaactctaAAGATGATTTACAACAACAAAAGATTTATCTAACTGATTATTTCAGcaagacaacaaaaaaaaatcaagattAAATGATGATAATCAGCAACAAATGCAGCTGTGATAATTTTCATTAACCAAAAAATTAGCTCAGTAGTATTTTTAGCAGCAAATTCAActtacagcaacaaattcaacaaatccTAATTCAGTCATTATTTACAGCAACATTTAGTCATTTAGATCATCAACAAGACAAATTATTTGGTTAGAAACTCAACATCTCAAAATACAGGGAGAAGGGAAATGTGAAAAAGACAAGGAAAGCGATGATGCAGGAACTCACCAATGGTCCATGGCGATTGGCGACGGCGAGGACCTTAAACCAAAAGACGACGACCCCACGGAAGGTAACAAAGCAAGCAAATTAAGAGGAAGACAATGACCACTACTAGCTGAGGGACCAGATACTGGTTCCGTCTTCTTCTGCCGGCGACGAAGACGGGCGCAAGTAAGGCGGCGATTGAGAGCGAGACGGCGGTGAGAGAGCTTGAGACCGGAGACGTGAGTAAGTGCGATGACAACACCAATCACGAGAGAGGTGAGAgagcttgagtttggataagACAGTGAGGAGAAAGAGCCTTGAGAGAAGAGAGACGTTGAGGGCTTGAGATCAGATTAGGACGCCGTTTTTGCGTTACAAAAGAAAAAAGTGCGGTTATATAAATCGACCGGGTCAatttccccccccccccaaaaaattCAAGCTGGCCAACCCGGATTTTAACGGGTCTAATGTTTGGGCATCTCGAAGATGACTCAGTTCGATCAGATGACCAGATTTTTAATCGAACCGATTAATTCGAGTCGGGTTTGATAACAATGAAGCTAAGTGCTAGATTACTCGACATTTGGCGGGTTTATCcccctttctctttttttatgtaaaatttctttttatttgttaatgTATATATATCTGAGAACAATCactaacaaaatttaatttaatgaaaaatagatatacatattttaataaaaaaatgataattatatactaaaatcagttattatataCTTGTGTAtaaatatgttatttaatttatttttaatatattttatattttaatatatattttatactaatatctgattttaataattaattttgatatatacctaacatagttaattttaatgtcaCTTATTTTCTCTACAAATTTATGCAAATATATAATACAAAGTGTTTGtgtaaaatattatgaaaaagaaaGTTGACATTATCATTTTCCCATTTAATGTAATAATATGTAGTTAGTAACATCATTTTTGTAAAGCagtttgcattttttattttgcttctcATAGTTATACCAATTGTTCCCACCATTTTTTAGTATTACAACTGATTTAGTTAATGACTGATTATGAACATTTGTGCTCACAACGCTGCAAAAAAACATTGGGATCGGTCGGCTAGACCTAGACTAACATATTTCATTTGATGATAAATAAGTTTGCATTGTCCGCATCATAAATGTCTTTCTACCCATATTTCATTGATCTTTTTCCCCatgatataataattaaatttctcTGTTACATGTGAAGCATTTTTAAGTTATATATTGTCAATAATGTACTTATGTACAGACTACAGAACATTGGTGCTACCACCAACCccccaccaaaaaaaaaaaaaactacaaactACCAAACAATGGGTGCTCTTACTTTTCTACTATCTTTGCATTACAACATAAAATAGTCATCCCTCTTCCTTACATTATGTCCATTTCTATGGATTATTTTGATTGCCAATTGGAAGGGAATATATAAAGCCCTCTGCTTATTGTTTTAGTGGCAGCAACTCAAGAATTTCTTATTCTCTTAACATGCTTTGCTTGCTACCTCTGTGGAAACAAATACCTCTTCTGATTTAACTTTTATCTTGACTGGATTTCCTAGCTTTGATTTATCTTCCATTCTTGCAATTTCTAAAGCTTTTGCACATACAGGAAAACTTTGATCATCCCATGACTCCAAAATCACACCGGAACCTATGCATTTCCTTCCCTCATAGAAGGCCGCAAATTGCCCAGCTGCTAGGCCTTGATCATCTTCAGATAACCGGACAACAGCAACGCTTTCTTGACCATCCTTTCCTACTTCCATTTCGAAACTACAATCATAAAATCCCGGACCGTGTCTCACCTGAAATGGTTCAAGATAACAGAACTTACAGTACTATACACAGAACGAAAATGTTTCCAGTATATTCCAACAGGGAAGAAAAACTGAAATTCGAGAACTTCTCACCTTGCATTGAAGCTTACTTATCTGGGTTGCAGGCAGCCCACTCAACCATTTTAAAGAGCTTACACGAAATAGGCGCCTAGTTTTGTCAAAGGAAAAGTAATTTCTTGACACAAAGACTACATTGTTTTTAATATCCTTTTCAACAACATACCTGTGCGAGAAGAAAAATGGGATAAGAAACTTTAGAAGGAGGCCAAAATTAATACTTTAGACTAGGATAAATATACAATGAAAGCACATTTTAAAATGAATCTAGGTGGAGAAACTTGTTGAAGAGCAAAAGCTTGATCCCCTTCAAGAAAATTATCAAAAGTTTAAAAACCTCCCAGTGTGAACTATATAGTTCAGACTTTCATACTTCACCTACAATATGTGGGATCTATCTTCAGGATAAAATGGAATCTATAATTATATGGTTTAAACTTCATTAGATAGATAATACAGTTGATGCCAAAAAGAAACATAGAGGGAACAAACCATGGGCCCCCAGGTAGACGTAAACCCTGGCGCTGGCCAATAGTATAAAACCAGAATCCCCGATGTTTGCCAAGGAAATCTCCTGTCTCAGCTTCTAGTATGATACCTTCCCTCTCCCCAATATGTCTTGCAACAAATTCACTGAACCTTATCTGTTACCCAGAAGGTAAGGACATGATTTTGAATAAGAAAACTATTTTGAGATTTGTTTCAAAATACTAAAATGTGAACTAACTGAcaacataaaagtaaattattCAAAATGTAAATTAACATGAATAAAATTTCAGAATCAACATCGTCCACATTCAAATAAATTCAAAAGAATCATTGGTGATATGTAGAAGAATCTATTTCTCAAAACTTTGACATAGATATAGTGTAATGGAGCTGTTTACTTTGCATACCTTGCCCAAaaagcatataccttgtgaaTCCTTTCTATCCTTATTTGGAAGATCAAATTCTGTTGCCAGTCTGCGGACTTCGTCCTACAAAATTTGTGGCAGGAGACAAAAGTTAgacttcaaattttatttttcacaatgcAGTGCTATAATTGTTTTTAATGTTTTCATTTACAAAAAATATTAGCATGCCCAAAATGATAAAAAATGTTAACTAAACAGGACAAAATAACTTCTTAGGCCTTTCATAAGTGGTTAGTGCAAAACAGCATATAATTTTCAAACTCAAATTACAATTCAGGGCACTACAAAAATAACAAGTATTTTCTGAATGCATACAGCCGATTAGTCATGCTAGACCATCATAAAAGTGACAACataacacacaaaaataaagCATTGTAACTGGTACAAGTCAGTCACAACAAACCTTGGAAATACGCCCAAGAGGAAAAAGAAGCTGCTTCAGTTGGGACTGTGGGAGGTGTGAAAGGAAATACGTTTGATCTTTCACCTAAAATTTTAAAACCACATAAGAAACCAActgctaaaaaaatatttatctgaGTAATAAACGAGAAAGCAAACACTTAATAGgacttctaaaaaaaatttaagttaatctGTCTAAATTCTTCACAGAAAGTTGACTATGTATATCACCTTTAAACCTGAAATGCAAACAAGATCAGTTAATGATAATAGTATATACATCTCATATGGGTACCATGTCTTGTGACAGCTCTAGAACAGAAGGTTCCTCCATTTGATCTGCACATGGGTGGATAACATTTGCATAATGTCCGGAGGCAACATAGTCAAATCCCATACCACTTATTGCATCCAAAAATGCACCTGAAAAACTAAAGTTTGATTAACGAAAGAGTACACAGAATAAACCATGGCAGTGGATTCGTTCATCACATGTAATTCAATGCGCAccaaattttattcttgtgttacAGAGAACATCCGGATTAGGAGTTCGGCCACAACGATACTCTTCAATGATGTAAGAAACCTGATATGAAGCATGTGTGCATCTTAATTAGAATTACTCAATTATTTTAATAGTCTAATTACACGAATGTGCTATAATTTGATGTTTGACAACTTGGGTGAAACTGAGTAAAGAATAGACAAACAAGTTCAAGAGAGGAGTTCATTTCATCATACCACATTGTTCCAGTATTCATCGGTCAAATGCACAACTTCTAATGGCACCTCAACCTGTAATAAAACTCAGTTTGCATTATACATAAGCAACAATGAGCTCTTTCTTTTGAGTAGTGAACAAGGAAAGAAATTAACCTGATTACAAACAGCGTTGGCATACTTCAAATCCTCTTCCCAGGGGCACTCTGACCAAAAGTTCTCAAAATCTTCCTACAGATAAAAGCCACGCGTCAGAACCAATCTAAACAAGTGTGTTGGGAATGGTTCGATTAAGGTGCAGTTTTGTTAACTAACTACATGCAAGCATACACTAGGTCAATCATGTTATGAACACTCAATTGTGAGAATTTAACGAGGGATTAGAGTTCGAAGGGAGCAGTACTTGGAACCAAATCTTGAGGTAGAAGGCGGTGCAGGAATGGCCGGCGGCGTGGAGGAGCCGGAGGGCGACGCTGCTGTCGACACCGCCGCTGAGAAGTACTGCGACTCGGAGGCGCTTGTGAGGCATGGAGCAACGGAGATAAGGTTGGAGATCAACAtggaaggaggaggaagaggaggaggagaaagagtcACTTGGAGCAAGTGCCGCGGAGGCGGACAGAGGAGAGAGGAGGTTAGAGGCGGGGAAGCGGAGGAGACGTGGGCGGCGAGGGAATCGAATTGTTGGGAGAGGAAGAGATGTCATTGGGTTCCAGCAGCTCCATCGCACCGCCACTCTCAGCATCATACCCTCCTAACTCCTTCACTTTCTTCGCTCTTGCAGCTCGAAAACAGAAAATATTCGTAAGAAGCATCCTAAGCAGTAAAagggcaaaaaataaaaaagagagaagaaaatttCAATTTCAGATTGCTTCTTCCCCAAGGTGTACCTAGGAAGTGGATATATTCTTTTGATAATCTTAGAGTCcctatattatttttcaattttactgATTCTTTCGATAATCTAAAGGAAAAGTATAGTTCGACagtgaaaatattaaataatgtgaacaatagatatatcggatgttcatttcactaggtgtacgaatggttattttaatattaaaatttagataggTAATTTAGAAGtgtagtatgtttttattttattggta
The sequence above is drawn from the Arachis hypogaea cultivar Tifrunner chromosome 4, arahy.Tifrunner.gnm2.J5K5, whole genome shotgun sequence genome and encodes:
- the LOC112797103 gene encoding uncharacterized protein, producing the protein MPHKRLRVAVLLSGGVDSSVALRLLHAAGHSCTAFYLKIWFQEDFENFWSECPWEEDLKYANAVCNQVEVPLEVVHLTDEYWNNVVSYIIEEYRCGRTPNPDVLCNTRIKFGAFLDAISGMGFDYVASGHYANVIHPCADQMEEPSVLELSQDMVKDQTYFLSHLPQSQLKQLLFPLGRISKDEVRRLATEFDLPNKDRKDSQGICFLGKIRFSEFVARHIGEREGIILEAETGDFLGKHRGFWFYTIGQRQGLRLPGGPWYVVEKDIKNNVVFVSRNYFSFDKTRRLFRVSSLKWLSGLPATQISKLQCKVRHGPGFYDCSFEMEVGKDGQESVAVVRLSEDDQGLAAGQFAAFYEGRKCIGSGVILESWDDQSFPVCAKALEIARMEDKSKLGNPVKIKVKSEEVFVSTEVASKAC